A region of Streptomyces deccanensis DNA encodes the following proteins:
- a CDS encoding MFS transporter, with amino-acid sequence MLDVLRHRAYRRLFTSQVVALVGTGLATVALGLLAYDLAGADAGSVLGMALAIKMVAYVVIAPVVGAVADRLPRRALMVTADLLRAGIAVSLPFVGEVWQVYVLVFLLQSASAVFTPTFQAVIPDVLPEERDYTRALSMSRLAYDLESLFSPALAAALLSVTTYDGLFGGTVLGFLASAALVVSTALPERAAVTTPRTGGAYARATAGTRLFLGVPELRALLALNLAVAAAGAMVTVNSVVYVRDVLGLSAGAVALALGAYGAGSMTVALVLPRVLDKVPDRAVMLPGALSLAVVFAGLGAVTGAQGGSWRLLGLLVLWAAFGAACSAVLTPAGRLVRRSVEPGARTAAFAAQFSLSHGCWLLTYPLAGWLGAAAGLNWAVLALGSLALGAALLAVRLWPAGSTADAPAAHVHADLPFGHPHLVGARRVPTGWRHSHGHLADGLHA; translated from the coding sequence ATGCTCGACGTCCTGCGTCACCGCGCCTACCGGCGGCTCTTCACCTCTCAGGTGGTCGCCCTGGTGGGCACCGGGCTCGCGACCGTCGCGCTCGGGCTGCTGGCGTACGACCTAGCGGGCGCCGACGCCGGGTCCGTCCTCGGCATGGCCCTCGCGATCAAGATGGTGGCGTACGTGGTGATCGCCCCGGTCGTCGGCGCGGTCGCCGACCGGCTGCCGCGCCGGGCGCTCATGGTGACGGCGGACCTGCTGCGCGCGGGGATCGCCGTGTCACTGCCGTTCGTCGGCGAGGTGTGGCAGGTCTACGTCCTGGTGTTCCTGTTGCAGTCCGCGTCGGCCGTGTTCACGCCCACGTTCCAGGCCGTGATCCCCGACGTGCTGCCCGAGGAACGCGACTACACGCGGGCCCTGTCGATGTCCCGGCTCGCCTACGACCTGGAGAGCCTCTTCTCCCCCGCCCTCGCGGCCGCGCTGTTGTCCGTGACGACCTACGACGGCCTGTTCGGCGGCACGGTCCTCGGTTTCCTCGCCTCGGCCGCCCTGGTCGTCTCCACCGCCCTGCCCGAGCGGGCCGCCGTCACCACCCCGCGCACGGGCGGCGCGTACGCCAGGGCCACCGCCGGCACGCGCCTCTTCCTGGGCGTGCCCGAGCTGCGGGCCCTGCTCGCGCTGAACCTCGCGGTCGCGGCGGCCGGGGCGATGGTGACGGTGAACTCCGTCGTCTACGTCCGCGATGTGCTGGGCCTGTCGGCGGGCGCCGTGGCGCTGGCGCTCGGGGCCTACGGGGCGGGGTCGATGACCGTGGCGCTGGTGCTGCCCCGGGTGCTGGACAAGGTGCCGGACCGGGCCGTGATGCTGCCGGGCGCGCTGTCGCTGGCCGTCGTCTTCGCCGGGCTCGGGGCCGTCACGGGCGCGCAGGGCGGGAGTTGGCGGCTGCTCGGGCTGCTGGTGCTCTGGGCCGCGTTCGGGGCCGCGTGCTCGGCGGTGCTCACTCCGGCCGGGCGGCTCGTCCGCCGCTCGGTGGAGCCCGGTGCGCGGACGGCCGCGTTCGCCGCGCAGTTCTCCCTCTCGCACGGCTGCTGGCTGCTGACGTATCCGCTGGCCGGGTGGCTGGGGGCGGCGGCCGGGCTGAACTGGGCGGTGCTCGCCCTGGGTTCGCTCGCCCTCGGCGCGGCGCTGCTGGCCGTACGGCTGTGGCCGGCGGGGTCGACGGCCGACGCGCCCGCGGCCCATGTGCACGCCGACCTCCCCTTCGGTCACCCCCATCTGGTGGGAGCCCGGCGCGTCCCGACCGGCTGGCGGCACAGCCACGGCCACCTCGCGGACGGGCTGCATGCCTAG
- a CDS encoding energy-coupling factor ABC transporter substrate-binding protein, giving the protein MKRNTKINALLLLAVAALAVLPLALGLGDHKEEPFTGADAEAETAITEIEPDYEPWFSPLYEPPSGEIESALFALQAALGAGVLAYYFGIHRGRRQGEARARALLDASEAADTAPARPLDAAVTTTPANAAVAASTATASGDDGSAGGSGESPAGRG; this is encoded by the coding sequence ATGAAGCGGAACACGAAGATCAACGCGCTGCTGCTGCTCGCCGTGGCCGCGCTCGCCGTCCTGCCGCTGGCCCTCGGTCTCGGCGACCACAAGGAGGAGCCCTTCACGGGCGCCGACGCCGAGGCGGAGACGGCGATCACGGAGATCGAGCCGGACTACGAGCCGTGGTTCTCCCCCCTCTACGAACCGCCGTCCGGTGAGATCGAGTCGGCGCTCTTCGCCCTCCAGGCCGCCCTCGGCGCGGGCGTCCTCGCCTACTACTTCGGCATCCACCGGGGCCGGCGCCAGGGCGAGGCCCGGGCCCGGGCCCTGCTGGACGCGTCTGAGGCCGCCGACACGGCCCCGGCGCGGCCGTTGGACGCGGCGGTCACGACGACGCCCGCGAACGCGGCGGTCGCGGCCTCCACGGCGACGGCGTCCGGCGACGACGGCTCGGCCGGTGGCTCCGGGGAGTCCCCCGCCGGGCGGGGCTGA
- a CDS encoding amidohydrolase family protein, protein MTGTDDADAWTVDAHHHVWDLSVRDQDWITGPELAPLRRDFTLRELESAASAARVTASVLVQTITVPEETPEFLALAAGSDVVAGVVGWTDLTSPAVADTLAALREGPGGEYLVGIRHQVQGEPDPRWLTRPDVLRGLAAVADAGLVYDLLVKPHQLPAAVEAAARLPQLTFVLDHVGKPPIASGELQPWAGEIRRLAALPNTVCKLSGLVTEADWRSWRVEDLVPYADTVLDAFGPERLMYGSDWPVCRLASDYAEVLDVAHALTSGLGEAEHREVFAGTAVRVYGLRI, encoded by the coding sequence GTGACCGGCACCGACGACGCCGATGCCTGGACCGTCGACGCCCACCACCACGTCTGGGACCTCTCCGTCCGCGACCAGGACTGGATCACCGGCCCCGAACTCGCCCCGCTGCGCCGTGACTTCACCCTCCGCGAGCTGGAGTCCGCCGCGAGCGCCGCCCGTGTCACCGCCTCGGTCCTGGTCCAGACGATCACCGTGCCCGAGGAGACCCCCGAGTTCCTGGCCCTCGCCGCCGGCAGTGACGTGGTCGCCGGTGTCGTCGGCTGGACCGACCTCACCTCTCCCGCCGTCGCCGACACCCTGGCCGCACTGCGCGAAGGCCCCGGCGGGGAGTACCTGGTGGGCATCCGCCACCAGGTGCAGGGTGAACCCGACCCCCGGTGGCTGACCCGCCCCGACGTGCTGCGGGGCCTCGCCGCGGTCGCCGACGCGGGGCTCGTCTACGACCTGCTGGTCAAGCCCCACCAGCTGCCGGCCGCCGTGGAGGCGGCGGCCCGCCTCCCCCAACTCACCTTCGTCCTCGACCACGTGGGAAAACCGCCCATCGCCTCCGGTGAACTGCAGCCGTGGGCGGGGGAGATCCGGCGGCTGGCGGCCCTGCCGAACACCGTGTGCAAGCTCTCCGGCCTGGTCACGGAGGCCGACTGGCGCTCCTGGCGGGTCGAGGACCTCGTCCCGTACGCCGACACCGTGCTCGACGCCTTCGGTCCCGAGCGGCTGATGTACGGCTCCGACTGGCCGGTCTGCCGACTCGCCTCCGACTACGCCGAAGTCCTGGACGTGGCACACGCGTTGACGTCCGGACTCGGCGAGGCCGAACACCGGGAGGTCTTCGCGGGCACCGCCGTCCGGGTCTACGGTCTGCGGATCTGA
- a CDS encoding energy-coupling factor ABC transporter ATP-binding protein codes for MSEPVLVALRGASFAYEDGPTVLNDLDFDVREGRALALLGRNGSGKTTLMRLLSGGLRPRTGELTVEGHPVTYDRKGLTRLRTTVQLVVQDPDDQLFAASVAQDVSFGPLNLGLSDAQVRARVDEALGALGITALADRPTHLLSYGQRKRTAIAGAVAMRPRVLILDEPTAGLDPDGQERLLATLDELRRSGTTVVMATHDVDLALRWADDAALLTPSGARTGPVAEMLARTDLLTQAGLRLPWGVAVARLLRGQGLLAEEETGPRTPDELAALAGSDAGPAPCLPQPQIRRP; via the coding sequence ATGAGCGAGCCCGTGCTCGTCGCCCTGCGGGGCGCCTCGTTCGCGTACGAGGACGGACCGACCGTGCTCAACGACCTCGACTTCGACGTGCGCGAGGGGCGCGCCCTCGCCCTGCTCGGCCGCAACGGCAGCGGAAAGACCACGCTGATGCGACTGCTCAGCGGCGGACTGCGGCCCCGTACGGGCGAGTTGACGGTCGAGGGGCACCCGGTGACGTACGACCGCAAGGGTCTCACCCGGCTGCGGACGACGGTCCAACTGGTCGTGCAGGACCCGGACGACCAGCTCTTCGCGGCCTCCGTCGCGCAGGACGTGTCGTTCGGCCCGCTCAACCTCGGGCTGTCCGACGCACAGGTGCGGGCCCGGGTCGACGAGGCGCTCGGCGCGCTCGGCATCACCGCCCTCGCCGACCGGCCCACCCATCTGCTCTCCTACGGCCAGCGCAAGCGGACCGCCATCGCCGGGGCCGTCGCGATGCGTCCCCGGGTCCTGATCCTCGACGAGCCGACCGCCGGGCTCGACCCCGACGGGCAGGAGCGCCTCCTCGCCACCCTGGACGAGCTGCGCCGGTCCGGCACCACCGTCGTGATGGCCACCCACGACGTCGACCTCGCGCTGCGCTGGGCCGACGACGCGGCGCTGCTCACCCCGTCCGGCGCGCGCACCGGCCCGGTGGCCGAGATGCTCGCCCGCACGGATCTCCTCACCCAGGCGGGGCTTCGGCTTCCCTGGGGGGTCGCCGTCGCTCGACTCCTGCGCGGACAGGGGCTGTTGGCCGAGGAGGAGACCGGGCCGCGCACACCGGACGAGCTGGCGGCCCTGGCGGGGTCCGACGCCGGGCCGGCGCCGTGCCTGCCGCAGCCTCAGATCCGCAGACCGTAG
- a CDS encoding endonuclease/exonuclease/phosphatase family protein has protein sequence MSAVVAVPTAGLMLFPRAIPNSVGRLGSLLEAFLPWLGLVAVVLLAVGLLHRSAVALLALLLPVAAWTYTFGGLLLPGARPGPNELVVVQHNVSDENADPAGTARALADAGPDLIALEELVPTALPVYERTLAPEYPHHAVRGTVGLWSRHPLTGARALDIKPEGIEEDWRRGLRTSVRTPHGDLAVYVAHLPSVRVGAGGLASRWRDESAGLLGRAVAAEPRNPVILLGDLNGTVDDRGLAPLTTRMNVAERGFAFSYPAAFPLTRIDQVMARSATVADIRALPATGSDHLPVAARITLG, from the coding sequence CTGAGCGCCGTGGTGGCCGTGCCGACCGCCGGGCTCATGCTGTTCCCCCGCGCCATCCCCAACTCCGTGGGCCGGCTGGGCAGTCTGCTGGAGGCGTTCCTGCCCTGGCTCGGCCTGGTGGCCGTGGTCCTGCTCGCCGTGGGCCTGCTGCACCGCTCGGCCGTCGCGCTGCTGGCCCTCCTGCTGCCGGTGGCGGCCTGGACGTACACCTTCGGCGGGCTGCTGCTGCCCGGGGCACGGCCCGGCCCGAACGAGCTGGTCGTGGTGCAGCACAACGTCAGCGACGAGAACGCCGACCCGGCGGGCACCGCCCGCGCCCTCGCCGACGCCGGGCCCGACCTCATCGCGCTGGAGGAACTGGTGCCCACGGCACTGCCGGTCTACGAGCGGACCCTCGCCCCCGAGTACCCGCACCACGCGGTCCGGGGCACCGTCGGACTCTGGTCGCGGCACCCGCTCACCGGCGCCCGCGCGCTGGACATCAAGCCCGAGGGGATCGAGGAGGACTGGAGGCGGGGGCTCAGGACCTCGGTCCGCACCCCGCACGGCGACCTCGCGGTGTACGTCGCCCACCTGCCGTCCGTCCGCGTCGGGGCGGGCGGACTCGCGTCGCGGTGGCGTGACGAGAGCGCCGGCCTGCTGGGCCGGGCCGTCGCCGCCGAGCCGCGGAACCCGGTGATCCTGCTGGGCGACCTCAACGGCACGGTCGACGACCGGGGTCTCGCGCCGCTCACCACACGGATGAACGTGGCGGAGCGCGGGTTCGCCTTCAGCTACCCCGCCGCCTTCCCGCTCACCCGGATCGACCAGGTCATGGCCCGCTCGGCGACCGTCGCCGACATCCGCGCCCTGCCCGCCACCGGCAGCGACCACCTGCCGGTCGCCGCCCGGATCACCCTGGGCTGA
- a CDS encoding ArsR/SmtB family transcription factor, translating into MPERHAVSSASGAHLRAPDSARLTEATGVFAMLSDVTRLHLLWLLAQGESDVGSLADRCEASRTAVSQHLAKLRLAGLVDTRREGRHIHYSLADGHLKRLVVEALSHADHRVSGQAPHD; encoded by the coding sequence ATGCCTGAACGCCATGCCGTGTCATCTGCGTCCGGTGCGCATCTGCGCGCCCCCGACAGCGCGCGGCTCACCGAGGCGACCGGAGTGTTCGCGATGCTCTCCGACGTGACGCGGCTGCATCTGCTGTGGCTGCTCGCGCAGGGCGAGTCGGACGTCGGCTCCCTGGCCGACCGCTGCGAGGCGTCCCGCACGGCCGTCAGCCAGCACCTGGCGAAGCTGCGGCTCGCCGGGCTCGTGGACACCCGCCGCGAAGGGCGTCACATCCACTACAGCCTCGCCGACGGGCATCTCAAGCGCCTGGTCGTGGAGGCGCTCAGCCACGCCGACCACCGGGTCAGCGGCCAGGCACCGCACGACTGA
- the cbiQ gene encoding cobalt ECF transporter T component CbiQ, which translates to MLPIDVAAHSSRWRRRHPVDKAVLGLGLTVLAISLPPWPGAALVLLTALVVLLGPAGVPGRRLWRAYRVPLGFCVTGALPLLVQVGGPDGFLTPADGGPVRAAELLLRTSAASLGVLLFAFTTPMSDLLPRLVRAGVPAPVVDVALVTYRMSFLLLDSVRRIREAQAARLGHTTRAATWRSLAGLGATAFVRAFDRAARLQTGLAGRGYDGTLRVLVPEARVSVRFTAASVVLLAAVAALTLVLERPLT; encoded by the coding sequence GTGCTGCCGATCGACGTGGCGGCGCACAGCAGTCGCTGGCGCCGCCGCCATCCCGTGGACAAGGCCGTGCTCGGGCTCGGCCTCACCGTGCTCGCGATCTCCCTGCCCCCCTGGCCCGGCGCGGCCCTGGTCCTGCTGACCGCGCTCGTGGTGCTGCTGGGCCCCGCGGGCGTGCCCGGCCGTCGGCTGTGGCGGGCCTACCGGGTGCCGTTGGGCTTCTGTGTGACCGGCGCGCTGCCGCTGCTCGTCCAGGTGGGCGGTCCGGACGGGTTCCTCACCCCCGCCGACGGCGGACCGGTCCGCGCGGCGGAGCTGCTGCTGCGCACCTCGGCCGCCTCCCTCGGCGTCCTCCTGTTCGCCTTCACCACCCCCATGTCGGACCTGCTGCCCCGGCTGGTGCGGGCCGGGGTGCCCGCGCCGGTCGTGGACGTGGCCCTGGTCACGTACCGGATGAGCTTTCTGCTCCTGGACTCCGTGCGCCGGATCCGGGAGGCGCAGGCGGCCCGGCTGGGGCACACCACCCGGGCCGCCACCTGGCGTTCCCTCGCCGGGCTCGGCGCCACCGCGTTCGTCCGGGCCTTCGACCGGGCGGCCCGGCTGCAGACCGGGCTCGCCGGACGCGGGTACGACGGCACCCTGCGGGTCCTGGTGCCCGAGGCCCGGGTGTCCGTGCGCTTCACCGCGGCCAGTGTCGTGCTCCTCGCGGCCGTGGCCGCCCTCACCCTCGTCCTGGAAAGGCCGCTGACATGA
- a CDS encoding HoxN/HupN/NixA family nickel/cobalt transporter, with protein MAPGTDTAPSATPGTGGFSWRRIRASMSRKEWASLGGMAGFILALHLVGWFTLVVIVAPEHYSVGSKTFGIGMGVTAYTLGMRHAFDADHIAAIDNTTRKLRGEGQRPLSVGFWFSLGHSSIVLVLTFLLTLGVKALAGPVRDDGSALHDVSGWIGTTVSGTFLYVIGVVNLVIMVGIWKVFREMRSGTFDEAALEERLNSRGLMNRLLGRLMRSLTKPWQMYPVGMLFGLGFDTATEVALLVLAGSGAASGLPWYAILCLPVLFAAGMSLLDTVDGTFMNFAYGWAFSRPVRKVYYNLVITGLSVAVALVIGTVELLGLVAEKARLHGAFWDDVSGLDLNTVGYVVVGLFFATWAVALLVWRFARIEEKWTTP; from the coding sequence ATGGCTCCTGGTACCGACACCGCCCCCTCGGCCACCCCCGGGACGGGCGGGTTCTCATGGCGGCGGATCCGCGCCTCGATGTCGCGCAAGGAGTGGGCGAGCCTGGGCGGGATGGCCGGATTCATCCTGGCGCTGCACCTCGTCGGCTGGTTCACCCTGGTGGTGATCGTCGCCCCCGAGCACTACAGCGTCGGCAGCAAGACCTTCGGTATCGGTATGGGTGTCACCGCCTACACCCTGGGCATGCGGCACGCCTTCGACGCCGACCACATCGCCGCCATCGACAACACCACCCGCAAACTGAGGGGGGAGGGGCAACGCCCCCTGTCGGTCGGCTTCTGGTTCTCCCTCGGCCACTCGTCGATCGTGCTCGTCCTCACCTTCCTCCTCACCCTCGGCGTCAAGGCGCTCGCCGGACCGGTCCGCGACGACGGCTCCGCGCTGCACGACGTGTCCGGCTGGATCGGCACCACCGTCTCCGGGACGTTCCTGTACGTGATCGGCGTCGTCAACCTGGTGATCATGGTGGGGATCTGGAAGGTGTTCCGCGAGATGCGCTCGGGAACCTTCGACGAGGCCGCGCTGGAGGAACGGCTGAACAGCCGGGGCCTGATGAACCGGCTCCTCGGACGGTTGATGCGGTCCCTCACCAAGCCCTGGCAGATGTACCCCGTCGGCATGCTCTTCGGCCTCGGCTTCGACACGGCGACGGAGGTCGCGCTGCTGGTGCTCGCCGGCTCGGGCGCCGCCTCCGGACTGCCCTGGTACGCGATCCTGTGTCTGCCCGTCCTGTTCGCCGCCGGGATGTCCCTCCTCGACACCGTGGACGGCACGTTCATGAACTTCGCCTACGGCTGGGCGTTCTCCCGGCCGGTCCGCAAGGTCTACTACAACCTCGTGATCACGGGTCTGTCCGTGGCCGTCGCCCTCGTCATCGGCACGGTCGAACTCCTCGGCCTGGTCGCCGAGAAGGCCCGTCTGCACGGCGCCTTCTGGGACGACGTCTCCGGCCTCGACCTCAACACCGTCGGCTATGTCGTCGTCGGCCTCTTCTTCGCGACCTGGGCGGTCGCCCTGCTGGTCTGGCGGTTCGCGCGGATCGAGGAGAAATGGACCACGCCCTAG
- a CDS encoding energy-coupling factor ABC transporter permease, whose amino-acid sequence MHIAEGFLPPAHAIAWGVASAPFVVHGVRALTREVREHPESTLLLGASGAFTFVLSALKLPSVTGSCSHPTGTGLGAILFRPPIMAVLGTITLLFQALLLAHGGLTTLGANVFSMAIVGPWAGYGVYRLLRRFDVPLMVTVFFGAFFADLVTYCVTSVQLALAFPDPSSGFLGALGKFGSIFAVTQIPLAVSEGLLTVLVMRLLVQSSKGELTRLGVLLTDRRNRVGTGTENETEAVAR is encoded by the coding sequence ATGCACATAGCCGAGGGTTTCCTTCCTCCGGCGCACGCGATCGCCTGGGGCGTCGCGTCCGCGCCGTTCGTCGTCCACGGAGTCAGGGCACTCACCCGTGAAGTCAGGGAACACCCCGAGAGCACACTGCTGCTCGGCGCCTCCGGGGCCTTCACGTTCGTCCTGTCCGCGCTGAAGCTCCCGTCCGTCACCGGGAGTTGTTCCCACCCCACCGGCACCGGACTCGGTGCCATCCTGTTCCGGCCGCCGATCATGGCGGTCCTCGGCACCATCACCCTGCTCTTCCAGGCCCTGCTGCTCGCACACGGCGGTCTGACCACGCTCGGCGCCAACGTCTTCTCGATGGCGATCGTCGGGCCCTGGGCAGGGTACGGCGTCTACCGGCTGCTGCGACGCTTCGACGTGCCGCTGATGGTGACCGTGTTCTTCGGCGCGTTCTTCGCCGACCTGGTCACCTACTGCGTCACCAGCGTGCAGTTGGCGCTCGCGTTCCCCGACCCGAGCAGCGGCTTCCTGGGCGCGCTCGGCAAGTTCGGCTCCATCTTCGCCGTCACCCAGATCCCGCTCGCGGTCAGCGAGGGGCTGCTCACGGTGCTGGTGATGCGTCTGCTGGTGCAGTCGAGCAAGGGCGAACTCACCCGGCTCGGCGTGCTCCTGACCGACCGGCGGAACCGCGTAGGGACCGGGACGGAGAACGAGACCGAGGCGGTGGCCCGATGA
- a CDS encoding SDR family NAD(P)-dependent oxidoreductase produces the protein MTGQTGELTGLRAIVTGGASGIGLATARLLAARGASVAALDLDPAGASAPLLGLKADVTDDASVREGVAEAARRLGGIDILVNNAGIGAQGTVEDNPDEQWHRVLDVNVLGMVRTSRAALPHLRASSHASIVNTCSIAATAGLPQRALYSASKGAVLSLTLAMAADHVREGIRVNCVNPGTADTPWVARLLDAADDPEAERAALNARQPMGRLVTADEVAAAIAYLASPAAASVTGTALAVDGGMQGLRLRPAGS, from the coding sequence ATGACCGGGCAGACAGGTGAGCTGACGGGGCTCCGCGCGATCGTCACCGGGGGAGCGTCCGGGATCGGGCTGGCCACCGCCCGGCTGCTGGCCGCACGCGGCGCCTCCGTGGCCGCCCTCGACCTCGACCCGGCCGGGGCCTCGGCGCCCCTGCTCGGCCTCAAGGCCGATGTCACCGACGACGCCTCCGTACGGGAGGGCGTCGCGGAGGCCGCCCGACGGCTCGGCGGCATCGACATCCTCGTCAACAACGCCGGCATCGGCGCGCAGGGCACCGTCGAGGACAACCCCGACGAGCAGTGGCACCGCGTCCTGGACGTCAACGTCCTCGGCATGGTCCGCACCAGCCGCGCGGCCCTGCCCCACCTGCGCGCGTCCTCCCACGCGAGCATCGTCAACACCTGCTCCATCGCCGCCACCGCCGGCCTGCCGCAGCGCGCCCTGTACTCCGCCAGCAAGGGAGCCGTTCTCTCCCTGACCCTCGCCATGGCCGCCGACCACGTCCGCGAGGGCATCCGGGTCAACTGCGTCAACCCCGGGACCGCCGACACCCCGTGGGTCGCCCGGCTCCTCGACGCCGCCGACGACCCCGAGGCCGAACGCGCCGCCCTCAACGCCCGCCAGCCCATGGGCCGACTGGTCACCGCCGACGAGGTCGCCGCCGCCATCGCCTACCTCGCGAGCCCCGCCGCGGCCTCCGTCACCGGCACCGCCCTCGCCGTCGACGGCGGAATGCAGGGCCTGCGGCTCCGCCCGGCGGGCTCATGA
- a CDS encoding L-rhamnose mutarotase, whose product MRVALHTKVRADRVAEYEAAHREVPGELTAAIRAAGVSEWTIWRSGTDLFHLLEVEDYPAMIAELEKLPVNIAWQARMAELLDVVHDYSAEGSDAGLPVVWHL is encoded by the coding sequence GTGAGGGTCGCCCTGCACACCAAGGTCCGCGCCGACCGCGTGGCGGAGTACGAGGCCGCCCACCGCGAGGTCCCCGGGGAACTGACCGCCGCCATCCGCGCCGCCGGGGTGAGCGAGTGGACGATCTGGCGCAGCGGCACCGACCTCTTCCACCTGCTGGAGGTCGAGGACTACCCGGCGATGATTGCCGAACTGGAGAAACTGCCGGTCAACATCGCCTGGCAGGCCCGGATGGCCGAACTCCTCGACGTCGTCCACGACTACTCGGCCGAGGGCTCCGACGCCGGCCTGCCCGTGGTGTGGCACCTGTGA
- a CDS encoding aldo/keto reductase, which produces MRTSTLGRTEVRVTELAYGAAGIGNLFRPVTDEEAAAAIDAAWDAGIRTFDTAPHYGLGLSERRLGAALRDRPRESYTVSTKVGRLLVENGTTEGDDLADGFAVPATHRRVWDFTADGVLRSLEASLARLGLDRVDVVLLHDPDDHVEQALREAYPALERLRAEGVVGAIGVGMNQCAAPTRFLRETDIDVVLLAGRYTLLEQEGLEELLPEATARGRSVLIGGVFNSGLLIDPKPGATYDYAPAPAPVLDRALRLRTVTERHGVPLRAAALAFPSAHPAVAAVLTGARSAAEVRDTVDLLSRPIPAALWDDLRAEGLLSPNIPVPQPKEPS; this is translated from the coding sequence ATGAGGACCAGCACCCTCGGCCGCACCGAGGTCCGCGTCACCGAACTCGCCTACGGCGCCGCCGGCATCGGCAACCTCTTCCGCCCGGTGACCGACGAGGAGGCCGCCGCCGCCATCGACGCCGCCTGGGACGCCGGGATCCGCACCTTCGACACCGCGCCCCACTACGGCCTCGGCCTCTCCGAACGCCGCCTCGGCGCCGCGCTCCGGGACCGCCCCCGGGAGTCGTACACGGTCTCCACCAAGGTCGGCCGGCTGCTGGTGGAGAACGGGACCACGGAGGGCGACGACCTCGCCGACGGCTTCGCCGTCCCCGCGACCCACCGCCGCGTCTGGGACTTCACCGCCGACGGGGTCCTGCGCTCGCTGGAAGCCAGCCTGGCACGGCTCGGCCTGGACCGGGTGGACGTGGTCCTCCTCCACGACCCCGACGACCACGTCGAGCAGGCCCTGCGCGAGGCCTACCCGGCACTGGAACGGCTGCGCGCCGAAGGGGTCGTGGGCGCCATCGGCGTCGGCATGAACCAGTGCGCCGCACCGACCCGCTTCCTGCGCGAGACCGACATCGACGTGGTGCTGCTCGCCGGCCGATACACCCTCCTCGAACAGGAGGGGCTGGAGGAACTGCTGCCCGAGGCCACCGCCCGGGGACGCAGCGTGCTGATCGGCGGCGTCTTCAACTCCGGTCTGCTGATCGACCCGAAGCCGGGCGCCACGTACGACTACGCCCCCGCGCCGGCGCCCGTGCTCGACCGCGCCCTGCGGCTGCGGACTGTCACCGAACGCCACGGTGTACCGCTGCGCGCGGCGGCCCTGGCGTTCCCCTCCGCCCACCCGGCGGTCGCGGCCGTGCTGACGGGCGCCCGCTCGGCGGCGGAGGTGCGCGACACGGTCGACCTGCTGAGCCGCCCGATCCCGGCCGCGCTCTGGGACGACCTGCGCGCCGAGGGGCTGCTGAGCCCGAACATCCCCGTCCCGCAGCCGAAGGAGCCGTCGTGA